A single window of Ctenopharyngodon idella isolate HZGC_01 chromosome 24, HZGC01, whole genome shotgun sequence DNA harbors:
- the coro2bb gene encoding coronin-2B, with product MTKVKMSWHSTYRSSKFRHVYGKAGSREQCYEGIAITHSVHDNHFCAVNPKFLAVVTESAGGGAFLVIPLHKPGRIDPHHPKVCGHQGSVMDIKWSPFMDNIIASSSEDCTVRIWQIPDGGLRRNMTEALMILIGHSRRAGLIEWHPTCSGILLSAGYDCKILIWNLEEGVAVKMIDSHPDVVLCMSFNTDGSLLATSCKDKKLRIIDPRSGKVLQEADCKSTRVNRVVFLGNLKRVLTTGVSRWNTRQIALWDQDDLSAPVMEEEIDGLSGILFPFYDADTHMVYLAGKGDGNIRYYEVSPEKPFLQLLMEFRSPAPQKGLGLMPKRGVDVGECEIFRFYKLVTLKNLVEPISMIVPRRSESFQEDLFPMTAGTESALSAAEWLSGTDRGPVLISLKEAYKRPNPAGLRASKRDRRTVKGIDLLENISPNTDKELLKMVYRQQDELRKLKDELGEKDERIRQLELELKNLRNT from the exons ATGACCAAAGTTAAG ATGTCGTGGCACTCCACGTACAGAAGCTCAAAGTTCCGGCATGTTTATGGAAAGGCGGGAAGCAGGGAGCAGTGTTATGAGGGAATTGCCATCACACACAGTGTCCATGACAACCACTTCTGTGCTGTTAACCCCAAATTCCTCGCCGTGGTCACCGAGAGCGCGGGAGGAGGAGCGTTCCTCGTTATCCCACTTCATAAG CCAGGGCGAATAGACCCTCATCACCCAAAGGTCTGTGGCCACCAGGGCAGCGTGATGGACATCAAATGGAGTCCGTTCATGGACAACATCATCGCGTCCAGCTCGGAGGACTGCACG GTGAGAATCTGGCAGATTCCTGATGGCGGTTTGAGAAGGAACATGACAGAAGCTCTGATGATCCTGATTGGCCACAGCCGGAGGGCGGGGCTTATTGAGTGGCATCCCACCTGCAGCGGAATCCTGCTCAGCGCCGGATACGACTGCAAG ATTCTGATTTGGAATCTGGAAGAGGGCGTGGCTGTGAAGATGATTGACagccatccagacgtcgtcctCTGTATGTCCTTCAACACCGATGGAAGTTTACTGGCCACCAGCTGTAAGGACAAAAAACTGCGGATTATTGATCCTCGTTCAGGGAAAGTTCTTCAG GAAGCAGACTGTAAAAGCACCAGAGTGAACCGCGTCGTGTTTCTGGGTAATCTGAAACGCGTCCTCACCACGGGCGTCTCCAGGTGGAACACCAGACAGATTGCATTATGGGATCAG GATGACCTGTCTGCACCCGTCATGGAGGAAGAGATCGACGGACTGTCGGGCATCCTCTTCCCGTTCTATGATGCCGACACACACATGGTCTATCTGGCCGGGAAG GGTGACGGAAACATCAGGTATTATGAGGTCAGTCCTGAGAAACCCTTCCTGCAGTTGCTGATGGAGTTCAGGTCTCCGGCTCCTCAGAAGGGTCTGG GTTTGATGCCCAAACGCGGCGTCGATGTGGGCGAGTGCGAGATCTTCAGGTTTTATAAGCTGGTGACTCTGAAAAATCTGGTGGAGCCCATTTCCATGATCGTCCCACGCAGG TCTGAGTCGTTTCAGGAGGATCTTTTTCCGATGACGGCGGGCACAGAATCGGCCCTGTCGGCTGCGGAGTGGCTCAGTGGGACTGACAGAG GGCCAGTGCTGATTTCTCTTAAAGAAGCATATAAACGTCCAAATCCAGCAGGTCTCAGAGCATCGAAACGGGACAGACGAACAGTTAAGGGCATTGACTTACTGGAGAACATTTCTCCCAACACAGACaaagag CTGCTGAAGATGGTCTACAGGCAGCAGGATGAGCTGAGGAAACTCAAAGATGAACTTGGAGAAAAAGACGAGAGAATCCGACAACTGGAGCTGGAGCTCAAGAACCTGAGAAACACGTGA